The Pseudomonas azotoformans genome has a segment encoding these proteins:
- a CDS encoding ABC transporter permease has protein sequence MIFDYNVIWEAMPLYLGGLLTTLKLLAISLFFGLLAALPLGLMRVSKQPVVNGAAWLYTYVIRGTPMLVQLFLIYYGLAQFEVVRESFLWPLLSSATFCACLAFAINTSAYTAEIIAGSLKATPNGEIEAAKAMGMSRYKLYRRILLPSALRRALPQYSNEVIMMLQTTSLASIVTLIDITGAARTVNAQFYLPFEAYITAGVFYLCLTFILVRLFKLAERRWLSYLAPRKH, from the coding sequence ATGATCTTCGACTACAACGTCATTTGGGAGGCCATGCCGCTGTACCTTGGCGGCCTGCTGACCACCCTGAAACTGCTCGCCATCTCGCTGTTCTTCGGCCTGCTTGCCGCCTTGCCTTTGGGCTTGATGCGCGTGTCCAAGCAGCCGGTCGTCAATGGCGCGGCGTGGCTTTACACCTACGTGATCCGTGGCACGCCGATGTTGGTGCAGCTGTTCCTGATCTACTACGGCCTGGCCCAATTTGAAGTGGTGCGCGAAAGCTTTCTGTGGCCGCTGCTGTCCAGCGCCACGTTCTGTGCGTGCCTGGCGTTTGCGATCAACACCAGCGCCTACACCGCCGAAATCATTGCCGGTAGCCTCAAGGCCACGCCCAATGGCGAGATCGAAGCGGCCAAGGCCATGGGCATGTCGCGCTACAAGCTGTACCGCCGCATCCTGCTGCCCTCGGCCCTGCGCCGCGCACTGCCGCAGTACAGCAACGAAGTGATCATGATGCTGCAGACCACCAGCCTGGCCTCCATCGTCACCCTGATCGACATCACCGGTGCCGCGCGCACGGTGAACGCCCAGTTCTACCTGCCGTTCGAAGCCTACATCACCGCTGGCGTGTTCTACCTGTGCCTGACCTTCATCCTGGTGCGCCTGTTCAAGTTGGCCGAGCGCCGCTGGCTGAGCTACCTGGCTCCACGGAAGCACTGA
- a CDS encoding succinylglutamate desuccinylase/aspartoacylase family protein, whose translation MERIDHRLPWGHLGCARQLSVFRFGQGERKAYIQASLHADELPGMRAAWELKKRLTELEQQGALNGVIELVPVANPMGLGQLLQGSHQGRFEVGSGKNFNRDFVELSEPVAELLNGKLGDDPHANVRMIRQAMSDALNALPEPSSQLQGMQRLLLSHACTADVVLDLHCDAEAALHMYALPQHWPQWRSLSAHLNVKVGLLAEDSGGSSFDEACSLPWLRLSQMFPEAQIPLACLATTLELGGQADTGRDEAIFHAEGILAFLAEQGLIKGEWPAPQFEPCEGVPFEGTELLFAPHAGVISYLRKAGEWIEKGEPIFEVIDPLEDRVSTICAGTSGVLFAVERLRYAQAGFWLAKVAGREALRHGRLLND comes from the coding sequence ATGGAACGTATCGATCATCGGTTGCCTTGGGGGCACCTGGGCTGCGCGCGCCAACTGAGCGTATTCCGCTTCGGCCAGGGCGAGCGCAAGGCCTATATCCAAGCCAGCCTGCACGCTGATGAATTGCCCGGCATGCGCGCCGCGTGGGAGCTGAAAAAGCGCCTCACCGAACTGGAACAACAAGGCGCGCTCAACGGCGTGATCGAGTTGGTGCCGGTGGCCAACCCGATGGGCTTGGGCCAACTGCTGCAAGGCAGTCACCAGGGACGTTTCGAGGTGGGCAGCGGCAAGAATTTCAATCGCGACTTCGTGGAGTTGAGCGAGCCGGTTGCCGAGTTGCTCAACGGCAAGCTGGGCGATGATCCTCACGCCAATGTGCGCATGATCCGTCAAGCAATGTCTGACGCGCTCAATGCGTTGCCCGAGCCAAGCAGCCAGCTGCAAGGCATGCAGCGCCTATTGCTGAGCCATGCCTGCACCGCCGATGTGGTGCTCGACCTGCACTGCGACGCCGAAGCCGCGCTGCACATGTACGCACTGCCTCAGCATTGGCCGCAGTGGCGTTCGTTGTCGGCGCATTTGAATGTGAAGGTCGGCCTGCTGGCGGAAGACTCCGGTGGCAGTTCGTTCGATGAGGCCTGTTCGCTGCCATGGCTGCGTCTGTCCCAGATGTTTCCTGAGGCGCAAATCCCGTTGGCCTGCCTGGCGACTACGCTTGAGCTGGGCGGCCAGGCCGATACCGGGCGTGACGAGGCGATTTTCCACGCCGAAGGTATTCTCGCGTTCCTTGCTGAGCAGGGCCTGATCAAGGGCGAATGGCCTGCTCCGCAATTCGAACCTTGCGAAGGCGTGCCATTCGAGGGCACCGAATTGTTGTTCGCGCCCCACGCCGGGGTGATCAGCTACCTGCGTAAAGCTGGTGAATGGATCGAAAAAGGCGAGCCGATTTTTGAAGTGATTGACCCCCTGGAAGACCGCGTGAGTACTATTTGCGCAGGTACTTCGGGGGTGTTGTTTGCCGTTGAACGGCTACGTTATGCCCAAGCGGGTTTCTGGCTGGCCAAGGTGGCGGGGCGCGAAGCGCTGCGTCACGGGCGCTTGCTCAACGACTGA
- a CDS encoding ABC transporter ATP-binding protein, whose product MYKLEVQDLHKRYGSHEVLKGVSLAAAAGDVISIIGSSGSGKSTFLRCINLLEQPHAGKILLNNEELKLVANKDGAMKAADPKQLQRMRSRLSMVFQHFNLWSHMTALENVMEAPVHVLGMSKKEAREKAEHYLAKVGVGHRKDAFPGHMSGGEQQRVAIARALAMEPEVMLFDEPTSALDPELVGEVLKVMQDLAQEGRTMVVVTHEMGFAREVSNQLVFLHKGIVEERGNPREVLVNPQSERLQQFLSGSLK is encoded by the coding sequence ATGTACAAACTTGAAGTCCAAGACCTGCATAAACGCTATGGCAGTCATGAAGTGCTCAAAGGCGTGTCCCTGGCCGCCGCAGCCGGTGATGTGATCAGCATCATCGGTTCCAGCGGTTCGGGCAAAAGTACCTTTTTGCGCTGCATCAACCTGCTGGAGCAGCCCCACGCCGGCAAGATCCTGCTTAACAACGAAGAGCTGAAGCTGGTCGCCAACAAGGACGGCGCCATGAAGGCCGCCGACCCTAAACAACTGCAACGCATGCGTTCGCGCCTGTCCATGGTGTTCCAGCACTTCAACCTGTGGTCGCACATGACCGCGCTTGAAAACGTGATGGAAGCCCCGGTGCACGTGCTGGGCATGTCGAAGAAAGAAGCCCGTGAAAAGGCCGAGCATTACTTGGCCAAAGTCGGCGTGGGTCATCGCAAAGATGCGTTCCCCGGTCATATGTCCGGCGGCGAGCAGCAGCGCGTAGCCATCGCTCGCGCCCTGGCGATGGAGCCTGAGGTGATGCTGTTCGACGAACCCACCTCGGCCCTCGACCCGGAATTGGTTGGCGAAGTGCTCAAGGTGATGCAGGACCTGGCCCAGGAAGGCCGTACCATGGTGGTAGTGACCCACGAAATGGGCTTTGCCCGTGAAGTGTCGAACCAGCTGGTGTTCCTGCACAAAGGCATCGTCGAAGAGCGCGGCAACCCGCGTGAAGTGCTGGTGAACCCGCAGTCCGAGCGTTTGCAGCAGTTTCTTTCCGGTAGCTTGAAATAA
- the argR gene encoding transcriptional regulator ArgR, with product MTAHRIGFLIWPSTKALTLALAEEALRVAQRVHPDVVYELSFLQAEPATEGAWQLPGEPWAGKLEGFQKLFLLADEPPTVIASQLSTALKQLVRAGCVIGGLSAGVYPLAQLGLLDGYRAAVHWRWQDDFAERFPKVIATSHLFDWDRDRLTACGGMSVLDLLLAVLARDHGAELAGAVSEELVVERIREGGERQRIPLQNRLGSSHPKLTQAVLLMEANIEEPLTTDEIAQHVCVSRRQLERIFKQYLNRVPSQYYLELRLNKARQMLMQTSKSIIQIGLSCGFSSGPHFSSAYRNFFGATPREDRNQRRSSSPFELSSVPSERG from the coding sequence ATGACCGCCCATCGTATTGGTTTCCTGATTTGGCCCAGCACAAAAGCACTCACGCTTGCGCTGGCTGAGGAGGCCTTGCGCGTTGCCCAGCGGGTGCATCCGGACGTGGTCTACGAGCTGTCGTTCCTGCAGGCCGAACCTGCGACCGAAGGCGCCTGGCAACTGCCGGGCGAGCCGTGGGCCGGCAAGCTGGAAGGCTTCCAGAAACTCTTCCTGTTGGCGGACGAGCCGCCGACCGTTATCGCCTCCCAACTCAGCACTGCCCTTAAACAACTGGTTCGCGCCGGTTGCGTGATCGGCGGTTTGTCGGCCGGCGTCTACCCACTGGCCCAACTCGGCCTGCTGGACGGCTACCGCGCCGCCGTGCACTGGCGCTGGCAGGACGATTTCGCCGAGCGTTTCCCCAAGGTGATCGCCACCAGCCATCTGTTCGACTGGGACCGCGATCGCCTCACCGCTTGTGGTGGCATGTCGGTACTCGACCTGCTGCTGGCAGTACTGGCCCGTGATCATGGCGCCGAACTGGCCGGTGCGGTGTCCGAAGAACTGGTGGTGGAGCGCATCCGTGAAGGCGGCGAGCGCCAGCGCATTCCGTTGCAAAACCGCCTGGGCTCCAGCCACCCCAAGCTGACCCAGGCTGTGTTGCTGATGGAAGCGAATATCGAAGAGCCACTGACCACCGACGAAATCGCCCAGCACGTCTGTGTGTCGCGACGACAACTGGAACGGATCTTCAAGCAATACCTCAACCGCGTCCCCAGCCAGTACTACCTGGAATTGCGCCTGAACAAGGCCCGCCAGATGCTCATGCAAACCAGCAAGTCGATCATCCAGATCGGCCTGTCGTGCGGCTTCTCCTCGGGGCCGCACTTCTCCAGCGCCTACCGCAATTTCTTTGGCGCCACCCCTCGTGAAGACCGCAACCAGCGCCGCAGCAGCAGCCCGTTCGAATTGTCGTCGGTGCCGTCCGAACGGGGTTGA